Proteins encoded within one genomic window of Brachybacterium muris:
- a CDS encoding ThuA domain-containing protein produces MTLRIAVFGENRHEKVDPKVQEIYPEGMHTVIADGLRETLAADGVDAEVRIALLDDIEESLSEEALAATDVLTWWGHMAHEDVPDEVAERVVRRVHEGMGLIALHSAHYAKVFKRLLGTTCNLLWRNEGEEERVWTVNGSHPIARGVPHPIVIPAQEMYGEMFDIPAPDELVFISSFAGGEVFRSGCVFRRGKGKMFYFSPGDQEYPVYRQAEIRRVLANAVVWARPEDRPAQPVKIDNAQRDWFRTDDEQGTTRVI; encoded by the coding sequence ATGACACTGCGCATCGCCGTGTTCGGCGAGAACAGGCACGAGAAGGTGGACCCGAAGGTCCAGGAGATCTACCCCGAGGGCATGCACACGGTGATCGCCGACGGGCTGCGTGAGACCCTCGCGGCCGACGGCGTGGACGCCGAGGTGCGCATCGCCCTGCTGGACGACATCGAGGAGTCGCTGTCGGAGGAGGCCCTGGCCGCCACCGACGTGCTGACCTGGTGGGGCCACATGGCCCACGAGGACGTGCCCGATGAGGTGGCCGAGCGCGTGGTGCGCCGCGTCCACGAGGGCATGGGCCTGATCGCCCTGCATTCCGCCCACTACGCCAAGGTGTTCAAGCGCCTGCTGGGCACCACCTGCAACCTGCTGTGGCGCAACGAGGGCGAGGAGGAGCGGGTGTGGACCGTCAACGGCTCCCACCCCATCGCCCGCGGCGTGCCCCACCCGATCGTGATCCCCGCCCAGGAGATGTACGGGGAGATGTTCGACATCCCCGCCCCGGACGAGCTGGTGTTCATCTCGTCCTTCGCCGGCGGCGAGGTGTTCCGCTCGGGCTGCGTGTTCCGCCGCGGCAAGGGCAAGATGTTCTACTTCAGCCCCGGTGACCAGGAGTACCCCGTGTACCGGCAGGCCGAGATCCGCCGCGTGCTGGCCAATGCCGTGGTGTGGGCCCGCCCCGAGGACCGCCCCGCCCAGCCCGTGAAGATCGACAACGCCCAGCGCGACTGGTTCCGCACCGACGACGAGCAGGGG